The Falco naumanni isolate bFalNau1 chromosome 1, bFalNau1.pat, whole genome shotgun sequence genome window below encodes:
- the C1H12orf43 gene encoding protein CUSTOS, with amino-acid sequence MAAPRGGLGLDTDSDSDSDNSGEAAARFREAAWDCAAQAAAVRAEPRGGGFKKDRLQSAQPSLRREVNGHDEDGNELQTTPEFRAHVAKKLGAMLDSFITVSKGSSEPSQASVEQSDSADDGFRLFSSSVPGDTGKSEPCAAARRRQPSSSSDMDSDQEWQRYQEAAVSAADILKQSAFPALSQDSSQDQCQGCVEHSQKKKKKKKIGGENNIQEKIIDPAECEQICKDLPRLVPANGQHERQDSNYTENSVLLGVVKKKKKKKKIKRE; translated from the exons ATGGCGGCGCCCAGGGGTGGCTTGGGCCTGGACACGGACTCGGACTCGGACTCGGACAATAGCGGCGAGGCGGCAGCGCGGTTCCGGGAGGCCGCCTGGGACTGTGCTGCGCAGGCGGCGGCGGTGCGGGCGGAGCCGCGCGGCG GTGGCTTTAAAAAGGATCGGTTGCAGTCAGCACAGCCTAGCCTaag ACGTGAGGTGAATGGTCATGATGAGGACGGAAATGAGCTACAGACGACACCAGAGTTCAGAGCACATGTTGCGAAGAAACTGGGAGCAATGCTAGACAG TTTCATCACTGTCTCCAAGGGCTCATCAGAACCTTCACAAGCTTCTGTGGAACAGTCTGACTCTGCAGATGATG GTTTTcgcctcttctcttcctctgtcccAGGAGACACTGGGAAATCAGAGCCTTGTGCTGCAGCAAGGAGGAGACAGCCATCTAGCTCCAG TGACATGGACAGTGACCAAGAGTGGCAAAGGTACCAGGAGGCTGCTGTGTCAGCTGCAGACATTCTGAAGCAAAGTGCTTTTCCTGCACTGTCCCAGGATTCCAGCCAGGATCAGTGTCAGGGCTGTGTAGAGCACagccagaaaaagaagaagaaaaagaaaattggggGAGAGAACAATattcaagagaaaataatagACCCAGCAGAGTGTGAACAGATCTGCAAAGATTTGCCACGGTTAGTGCCTGCAAATGGACAGCATGAGAGACAGGACAGCAATTATACAGAGAACTCAGTGCTGCTAGGAGTtgtgaagaagaagaagaaaaagaagaagataaaaagagaatga